CAACAAAGGTAATGTCCTCATCACTGTCACCTTCTTTATAGCCAAGAGCAAGCGCCCTAAGTCCTTGGGCAGCATACTCTCTATTTTTAAGAATAATTTCTTCCTTATCTTTTTCAGAAAGCTTTTGGAGCTTTCCATTAATAAGTGCATTTTTTGAGCGTGAAACAATTACTCTTGGGGCTCCTTTGATGAAAGAGGTCCTCTCGCCATTTTCATCAATAAGGACAGACATCATCATTTTGTCTGAATCAAAGGGATCTTCTTTTATTCTCTCACACTGCTTACAATGATAATTTCTATTCATTGTAAATATCTTTAGGGCCCCTTCAACTGGGTCGCCTATTACTTCTATCTTATCCCCCCCTATCTTGACATGGGCATTGTTACAAAGTTCACTTATCTTGAAAAATATCTCATGCTTTTTTGTATCAATTTTGTTAGGTTCTAGAAAATCATTGTTGATGAAAGCGCTGACAAAACTCATTCTGTTAATTGTGAGTGTTCCTGTCTTATCAGTGCAGATGAATGTTGTTGTACCGAGGGCCTCAACTGCCGCAAGCTTTCTAACAATGGCATTGTTTTTGGCAAGGATCTGTGTTCCAAGAGCCAAAGTCACAAGGACAACAATAGGAAGCCCTTCTGGTATTGTGGCCACTGCAAGACTTATTGCAGTTAGACCTGATTCTATCAAAGCATCCTTTAAGGGTATGGAGTCTAGGAGCTCCCTTGACAAAACGGAAATGAAAAGAAGTAAGCTTATGGCAACAGAAAGCGCCCCCAATTTTTTACCAAGGCTATCTATACTCTTTTCTAGTGGTGTGCTGCCTCTATCCTCCATAGAAATAAGGCTAGAAATCTTCCCAATTGGCGAGTCCTTTCCTGTTAATATGACTACACCTTTTCCACGGCCCCTTGTGACTACAGTACCCATGAAAGCTGTATTTGGGTAGCCTTCTTCAGATTTTGTTTCGACATTTTTCGATACAGGAAAGCTTTCTCCAGTGAGAGATGATTCATCTATCTGTAGATTAATAGATTCAATCAATCTTACTGTGGCGGATAGCTTGTCCCCATCTTCTATGGTGATTATGTCCCCAGGAACAAGCTCCCTTGATGGAATCTCCTTCTTTACCCCATCCCTTATTACAACGACCTTTGACTGGACCATCGCCTTTAGTACTTCGATAGCTTTATCGGCCTTATACTCCTGCAGGAAACCCATCACACCGTTAACAATTACAACTAAAAATATGACTATGGAATCCTTTAGATTACCTATAGCAACTGACAAAAAACCTGCAATCAAAAGGACAACGATAAGGCTGCTCTTGAACTGATTTATGAACTTTTTAAAATTGGACTCCTTCTTTACAGTTGGAAGTTCATTGTAGCCGTATTTTAATATCCTTTTTTCTGCTTCCGCCGCTGAAAGGCCATCCTTTGTAGCGTTGAGTTTTTTTAGTATTGTTTTAATATCTTCATTAGTCCAACTAGAATCAATCAGCTCTAGATCATCCATGCTGTCAAAACAGCAGATTAGTTTAAAAGCCTTGTGGGTAAAGAAACTGACCTATTGGTCATTATTATTCTAATATCCTATGACAAGATATTTATATTAAAAAAACAAATTAAAGATTATGTCAATAATATTTCATGCCAAAGTTGAAAAGGGTATAATAAAACC
Above is a window of Methanofastidiosum sp. DNA encoding:
- a CDS encoding calcium-translocating P-type ATPase, PMCA-type; translated protein: MDDLELIDSSWTNEDIKTILKKLNATKDGLSAAEAEKRILKYGYNELPTVKKESNFKKFINQFKSSLIVVLLIAGFLSVAIGNLKDSIVIFLVVIVNGVMGFLQEYKADKAIEVLKAMVQSKVVVIRDGVKKEIPSRELVPGDIITIEDGDKLSATVRLIESINLQIDESSLTGESFPVSKNVETKSEEGYPNTAFMGTVVTRGRGKGVVILTGKDSPIGKISSLISMEDRGSTPLEKSIDSLGKKLGALSVAISLLLFISVLSRELLDSIPLKDALIESGLTAISLAVATIPEGLPIVVLVTLALGTQILAKNNAIVRKLAAVEALGTTTFICTDKTGTLTINRMSFVSAFINNDFLEPNKIDTKKHEIFFKISELCNNAHVKIGGDKIEVIGDPVEGALKIFTMNRNYHCKQCERIKEDPFDSDKMMMSVLIDENGERTSFIKGAPRVIVSRSKNALINGKLQKLSEKDKEEIILKNREYAAQGLRALALGYKEGDSDEDITFVGLAFFKDPLREGVKAAINLCKKAGIKVAMITGDQRETGLSIAREAGILDADDMTLSGKELDEMSKEKFASIVRDVVVYYRASPFHKVKIVETLKEVGEVVAVTGDGVNDAPALKMADIGVSMGLIGTDVAREASNMILMDDNFNTIVTAIREGRRIYDNIRKFLRFQLSTNIGAIILMFTAIMTGAPLPLLPVQILWINIIMDGPPAVTLSMEPFHEGLMEKPPRKKNSPILTSPLYLSMFIGGIVMGLGTYILFTKIGGTIDYARTAAFTLFVTYQLVNVLNCRSFDQSIFKIKFFENKNLLLAITASFVLQVAVVYVPFLQGFFHTVPLAFKDWLIIIPTAFTILVVDEVRKYFIRS